One segment of Phaeacidiphilus oryzae TH49 DNA contains the following:
- a CDS encoding alpha/beta hydrolase yields the protein MRLKRTLIAAVVSLAVLCGSGAAAAGAAVSDEQVAITGPLPGTTAWHRDHALDRSLPDPQSAEPADTAAFFASLSDAQQEQLAQRYPLVVGNLDGAPVQLRYRANRIALQQAVADPRTSAALAGEYRALLRPGRQILAFDPRSRGQVAEVFGDLTAAQRISVLVPGSDVDATHYEDTQQPPRAAAGMAQSLYAQEQADSPGTRTAVIAWADYTTPVGLGADAATSRLAEAAVPRLDHLLAGLRATTHPLTAPSLFCHSYGSVVCGLAAPGIRRSHGVTDMVVFGSPGMGVPDAAKLGDGVRLWATRNGSDWISNVPYLEVEGLGHGADPTSAGFGSRVVSAAGAHGHTGYLYPGTDSLRSFADIALGRYSDVVCATGDPSCDRGL from the coding sequence ATGCGGTTGAAGCGCACGCTGATCGCGGCGGTGGTCTCCCTCGCCGTCCTCTGCGGCAGCGGAGCGGCCGCCGCCGGGGCGGCCGTCTCCGACGAGCAGGTCGCGATCACCGGGCCGCTGCCCGGGACCACCGCATGGCACCGCGACCACGCGCTGGACCGCTCCCTGCCCGACCCGCAGAGCGCCGAGCCGGCCGACACCGCCGCGTTCTTCGCCTCGCTGAGCGACGCCCAGCAGGAGCAGCTGGCCCAGCGGTACCCGCTGGTGGTCGGCAACCTCGACGGCGCCCCCGTCCAGCTGCGCTACCGGGCCAACCGGATCGCCCTCCAGCAGGCCGTCGCCGATCCGCGCACCTCGGCCGCGCTGGCCGGCGAGTACCGGGCGCTGCTGCGGCCCGGCCGGCAGATCCTCGCCTTCGACCCGCGCAGCCGGGGCCAGGTGGCCGAGGTCTTCGGCGACCTGACGGCGGCTCAGCGGATCTCCGTCCTGGTCCCCGGCTCCGATGTGGACGCCACCCACTACGAGGACACCCAGCAGCCCCCGCGGGCCGCCGCCGGGATGGCCCAGTCGCTCTACGCGCAGGAGCAGGCGGACTCCCCCGGCACCAGGACCGCCGTGATCGCCTGGGCCGACTACACCACCCCGGTCGGCCTCGGCGCGGACGCCGCCACCTCGCGGCTCGCCGAGGCGGCCGTCCCCCGGCTCGACCACCTCCTCGCCGGGCTGCGGGCGACCACCCACCCGCTGACCGCGCCCTCGCTCTTCTGCCACTCCTACGGCTCGGTGGTCTGCGGCCTCGCCGCGCCCGGGATCCGGCGCAGCCACGGGGTCACCGACATGGTGGTCTTCGGCAGCCCCGGGATGGGCGTCCCGGACGCCGCCAAGCTCGGCGACGGCGTACGGCTGTGGGCGACCAGGAACGGCAGCGACTGGATCTCCAACGTCCCGTACCTGGAGGTCGAGGGCCTGGGCCACGGGGCCGACCCGACCAGCGCGGGCTTCGGCTCCCGGGTGGTCTCGGCGGCCGGGGCGCACGGCCACACCGGCTACCTCTACCCCGGCACGGACAGCCTGCGGAGCTTCGCCGACATCGCCCTCGGCCGGTACTCCGACGTGGTCTGCGCGACGGGTGACCCGAGCTGCGACCGGGGTCTGTGA
- a CDS encoding sensor histidine kinase codes for MTTHQESGGLLRALPHALAWLLALVLVPTQQIYLQQDFGLPAAAAWVLSVLQASALPVAARRALPGWVWAAATDLAAALTVLGTGRRDVFPWPWAAPALIGYLFVLLTVGLRESRRTAAAVWAATALLGFGVSAAVPRQHGFGDSLIVLFLGGVVLVAGYAVRERGQTQRRLVEQERISEAERARRMLLEERARIARELHDVVAHHMSVIAVQADSAPYRITGLPEAATEEFASIGGAARESLTELRRLLGVLRSEDAAVERAPQPGVEELPRLVAATGRAGLPVGLEVAEGLGEPGALPRAVDLSAYRIVQEALSNVVRHAPGAPTRVRLERAEGARTGAPREARCCGCRCAMIRLPTAAGAPRWRPRDRIGPATA; via the coding sequence ATGACGACACATCAGGAGAGCGGAGGCCTGCTGCGCGCGCTACCGCACGCCCTCGCCTGGCTCCTCGCGCTGGTGCTGGTGCCCACCCAGCAGATCTATCTGCAGCAGGACTTCGGCCTGCCGGCCGCCGCGGCCTGGGTGCTCTCGGTGCTGCAGGCCTCCGCGCTGCCGGTGGCCGCCCGCCGGGCGCTACCGGGCTGGGTCTGGGCGGCCGCGACGGACCTGGCCGCGGCCCTCACCGTGCTGGGCACCGGCCGGCGCGACGTCTTCCCCTGGCCATGGGCGGCGCCCGCCCTGATCGGCTACCTCTTCGTGCTGCTGACGGTGGGGCTGCGGGAGTCCCGCCGGACCGCGGCCGCGGTCTGGGCGGCCACCGCGCTCCTCGGCTTCGGAGTGAGCGCCGCCGTGCCCCGGCAGCACGGCTTCGGCGACAGCCTGATCGTGCTGTTCCTCGGCGGGGTGGTGCTGGTGGCCGGCTACGCGGTCCGGGAGCGGGGGCAGACCCAGCGCCGGCTGGTCGAGCAGGAGCGGATCAGCGAGGCCGAGCGGGCCCGGCGGATGCTGCTGGAGGAGCGCGCCCGGATCGCCCGCGAACTCCACGACGTGGTGGCGCACCATATGTCGGTGATCGCGGTGCAGGCGGACAGCGCCCCGTACCGGATCACCGGGCTGCCGGAGGCGGCCACCGAGGAGTTCGCCTCGATCGGCGGCGCGGCCCGCGAGTCGCTGACCGAGCTGCGCCGGCTGCTCGGGGTGCTGCGCAGCGAGGACGCGGCGGTGGAGCGGGCCCCGCAGCCGGGGGTGGAGGAGCTCCCGCGCCTGGTCGCGGCGACCGGGCGGGCCGGGCTCCCGGTCGGGCTGGAGGTGGCCGAGGGGCTCGGCGAGCCCGGCGCCCTCCCCCGCGCGGTGGACCTCTCCGCGTACCGGATCGTCCAGGAGGCGCTGAGCAATGTGGTGCGCCATGCGCCGGGGGCGCCCACCCGGGTGCGGCTGGAGCGGGCGGAGGGGGCCCGGACGGGGGCGCCGAGGGAGGCGCGGTGCTGCGGGTGTCGGTGTGCAATGATCCGGCTCCCGACGGCCGCGGGCGCTCCCCGGTGGAGGCCTCGGGACCGGATCGGCCCGGCCACGGCCTGA
- a CDS encoding ATP-binding protein, producing MRERVSALGGRLTAGALPEGGFHVIAVLPFAVPPCGGGAPPEEGSRPE from the coding sequence ATGCGCGAGCGGGTCTCCGCCCTGGGCGGCAGGCTGACCGCGGGCGCCCTCCCGGAGGGCGGTTTCCACGTGATCGCCGTACTGCCGTTCGCCGTACCGCCGTGCGGCGGCGGCGCCCCACCGGAGGAAGGGTCCCGACCGGAATGA
- a CDS encoding ATP-binding cassette domain-containing protein → MTTTTSTRTSPQAAVPAPPHGETRAEDAIVVRDLVKTFGENRALDGVSLTAPRGRVLGVLGPNGAGKTTLVRILATLLRPDSGSAVVDGHDVLARPQLVRRTIGLTGQYASVDERLSGRENLYMIGRLLDLPAREARARADELLERFSLTDAAGRRAGQYSGGMRRRLDLAASLVGRPRVLYLDEPTTGLDPRARNGVWEEVRELAGQGATIVLTTQYMEEAEALAENLVVIDRGRIIARGTPDQLKELIGAREQRFRPTRPEDAPAVADALRAAGLADVRLAEGTAVGSPADDDQLTAALAAVAATGVPLASVTEARPSLDEVFLTLTGTTTEPEATR, encoded by the coding sequence ATGACGACTACGACCAGCACCCGGACGAGCCCCCAGGCCGCCGTCCCCGCCCCGCCGCACGGCGAGACGCGGGCCGAGGACGCCATCGTCGTCCGGGACCTCGTGAAGACCTTCGGCGAGAACCGCGCCCTGGACGGCGTCTCGCTCACCGCCCCCCGCGGCCGGGTGCTCGGTGTCCTCGGCCCCAACGGCGCCGGCAAGACCACCCTGGTCCGCATCCTCGCCACCCTGCTGCGCCCGGACTCCGGCAGCGCCGTGGTGGACGGCCACGACGTGCTGGCCCGCCCCCAACTGGTGCGCCGCACCATCGGGTTGACGGGTCAGTACGCCTCGGTGGACGAGAGGCTCTCCGGCCGGGAGAACCTCTACATGATCGGCCGGCTGCTCGACCTGCCGGCCAGGGAGGCCCGCGCCCGCGCCGACGAGCTGCTGGAGCGCTTCAGCCTCACCGACGCCGCCGGCCGCCGGGCCGGCCAGTACTCCGGCGGCATGCGCCGCCGCCTCGACCTGGCCGCCTCCCTGGTCGGCCGACCCCGGGTGCTCTACCTGGACGAGCCCACCACCGGCCTCGACCCGCGCGCCCGCAACGGCGTCTGGGAGGAGGTCCGGGAGCTGGCCGGCCAGGGCGCGACCATCGTCCTCACCACCCAGTACATGGAGGAGGCCGAGGCGCTGGCCGAGAACCTGGTGGTGATCGACCGCGGCCGGATCATCGCCCGCGGCACCCCGGACCAGCTCAAGGAGCTGATCGGAGCCCGCGAGCAGCGCTTCCGCCCGACCCGCCCGGAGGACGCCCCCGCCGTGGCCGACGCGCTGCGCGCGGCCGGGCTGGCCGACGTCCGGCTGGCGGAGGGCACCGCCGTCGGCTCGCCCGCGGACGACGACCAGCTCACCGCCGCGCTGGCCGCCGTCGCCGCCACCGGCGTCCCGCTGGCCTCCGTCACCGAGGCCCGTCCCAGCCTGGACGAGGTCTTCCTCACCCTGACCGGCACCACCACCGAACCGGAGGCCACCCGATGA
- a CDS encoding ATP-binding protein, producing the protein MRYGILGPVRVERAAGATDGRDGEEIPVRGARLRALLTALAARAGREVSVEALAASVWRDEEPLPADVPAAVQALVGRLRRVLGAEAVASGGAAGGGYRLAASWAEDVDAGRFERLAAEGSAALAAGDPRRAAVLLREALGLWRGEALADLADQVPAARARLEASRAAALEQRLAAELAVDGPAAVLPELGELVEAYPLHEPYRALRIRALAAAGRRAEALDAYEAARTGLADRLGVDPGPELRALHAELLAQDGPGGGPARPPARTEPAVPSAPRRLPPRLSSFVGRDADLHRLRERLCGSRLVTLTGPGGAGKTRLALTAAESLSGASGGAAAAPFPHGVRLAELAPVEDPATIPAAVLNGIGERDTVLWNGLDKPLEPQESLPRLLDVLADRSLLLVLDNCEHLVDAAARFAETLLAACPRVTVLATSREPLNIPGEEVVPVGPLPPADALRLFEERAAAAGRPPTPADRPAAEEICTRLDGLPLAIELAAARLRMLSPQQIADRLDDRFRLLTSGARTVLPRQQTLRAVVDWSWELLDAEERRLLARLSVFVGGFTLEAAEAVLGADAFEPLAALVDKSLVAAVPAAEGRADGAAGPRYRLLETIREYAGERLREEGRGPAEAARDAHAAHYADLVAGLEPRLRDAGQLAALAEMETELSNIRAALRRLLDAGTPSSAATALRTVNALSWLWQLRSYADEAAAWFTEALEANGWGLPESYAAQPPLSMTELLSWRPEEPEEASEPLPFTIDPYDPLDRDRMDACIELMMCGQDSATIGRWRRWFARLAQEITPIARETDYGIGYPGMMFVPIGAFMRGDFQAMSESLEDQVRRCRASGKRWELAMLLSLRSRVPLPTGDRAEREARRAEDAAEALEIFTALGDRIGINQGNSAVAETLINAGRTELAREHIAAAMAAARELEARGEIPELHLQLATAWNAEGNEREALREAHRALELAEELAVRDVTTFARIIVGEAERRAGNLERAWELLSRAEGQKDLGTPPPFFECWLRSFNGSLLADEGRYAEAVAQHRRGLESLDFPWTEGNPAWQMLAAAIPALRGAGEPERAAELLGAAAAWGQGVSVPPHDVRMVEAERAALREALGESALDAATARGAELDKAGVLALVDSVLDDLRSSSGTSGPRPAPPPR; encoded by the coding sequence GTGCGCTACGGGATTCTGGGGCCGGTGCGGGTCGAGCGAGCGGCCGGGGCGACGGACGGCCGGGACGGGGAGGAGATCCCCGTACGGGGCGCGCGGCTGCGTGCCCTGCTGACCGCGCTCGCCGCGCGCGCCGGGCGGGAGGTCTCGGTGGAGGCGCTGGCCGCCTCGGTCTGGCGGGACGAGGAGCCGCTGCCGGCCGACGTGCCCGCGGCGGTCCAGGCCCTGGTCGGCCGGCTGCGCCGGGTGCTCGGCGCGGAGGCGGTGGCCTCCGGCGGGGCCGCGGGCGGCGGCTACCGGCTCGCCGCCTCCTGGGCGGAGGACGTGGACGCGGGCCGCTTCGAGCGGCTCGCCGCCGAGGGCTCGGCGGCGCTGGCCGCGGGCGACCCCCGGCGGGCCGCCGTACTGCTGCGCGAGGCGCTGGGGCTGTGGCGCGGGGAGGCGCTGGCCGATCTCGCGGACCAGGTCCCGGCGGCCCGGGCCCGGCTGGAGGCCTCCCGGGCGGCGGCGCTCGAGCAGCGGCTCGCGGCGGAGCTGGCGGTGGACGGCCCCGCCGCGGTCCTGCCCGAGCTGGGCGAACTGGTCGAGGCGTACCCGCTGCACGAGCCGTACCGGGCGCTGCGGATCCGCGCGCTGGCCGCGGCCGGGCGCCGGGCGGAGGCGCTGGACGCCTACGAGGCAGCGCGGACCGGGCTGGCGGACCGGCTCGGCGTCGACCCGGGGCCCGAACTCCGGGCTCTCCACGCGGAGTTGCTGGCCCAGGACGGACCCGGGGGCGGACCGGCGCGGCCGCCCGCCCGAACGGAGCCGGCGGTCCCGAGCGCCCCGCGGCGGCTGCCGCCCCGGCTCTCCTCCTTCGTCGGCCGGGACGCCGACCTCCACCGGCTGCGCGAACGGCTGTGCGGCTCCCGCCTGGTGACCCTGACCGGGCCCGGCGGCGCCGGGAAGACCCGCCTCGCCCTGACCGCCGCGGAATCCCTCTCCGGCGCGTCCGGCGGGGCCGCGGCCGCGCCCTTTCCGCACGGGGTGCGGCTCGCCGAGCTGGCGCCGGTGGAGGACCCGGCCACCATCCCGGCCGCCGTGCTGAACGGCATCGGCGAGCGCGACACCGTGCTGTGGAACGGCCTGGACAAGCCGCTGGAGCCGCAGGAGTCGCTGCCCCGGCTGCTGGACGTCCTCGCCGACCGCAGCCTGCTGCTGGTCCTGGACAACTGCGAGCACCTGGTCGACGCCGCCGCCCGGTTCGCCGAGACCCTCCTCGCCGCCTGCCCCCGGGTCACCGTGCTGGCCACCAGCCGGGAGCCGCTGAACATCCCCGGCGAGGAGGTCGTCCCGGTCGGCCCGCTGCCGCCCGCCGACGCGCTGCGGCTCTTCGAGGAACGGGCGGCCGCCGCCGGCCGACCGCCGACCCCCGCGGACCGGCCGGCCGCCGAGGAGATCTGCACCCGGCTGGACGGCCTGCCGCTGGCCATCGAGCTGGCGGCCGCCCGGCTGCGGATGCTGTCGCCCCAGCAGATCGCCGACCGTCTCGACGACCGCTTCCGCCTCCTCACCAGCGGCGCCCGCACGGTGCTGCCCCGCCAGCAGACGCTGCGCGCGGTGGTCGACTGGAGCTGGGAGCTGCTGGACGCCGAGGAGCGCCGGCTGCTGGCCCGGCTCTCGGTCTTCGTCGGCGGCTTCACCCTGGAGGCCGCCGAGGCGGTGCTCGGCGCGGACGCCTTCGAGCCGCTGGCCGCCCTGGTGGACAAGTCGCTGGTGGCGGCGGTGCCCGCGGCCGAAGGGCGGGCGGACGGCGCCGCCGGGCCGCGCTACCGGCTGCTGGAGACCATCCGCGAGTACGCCGGCGAGCGGCTGCGGGAGGAGGGCCGGGGCCCCGCCGAGGCCGCCCGGGACGCCCACGCCGCCCACTACGCGGACCTGGTCGCCGGGCTGGAGCCGCGGCTCCGGGACGCCGGCCAGCTGGCCGCGCTGGCCGAGATGGAGACCGAGCTCAGCAACATCCGCGCGGCCCTGCGCCGGCTGCTGGACGCGGGCACCCCCTCGTCCGCCGCCACCGCGCTGCGCACCGTCAACGCCCTCTCCTGGCTCTGGCAGCTGCGCTCCTACGCGGACGAGGCCGCGGCCTGGTTCACCGAGGCGCTGGAGGCCAACGGCTGGGGCCTCCCGGAGAGTTACGCCGCCCAGCCGCCGCTGAGCATGACGGAGCTGCTCAGCTGGCGCCCGGAGGAGCCGGAGGAGGCGTCCGAGCCGCTGCCGTTCACCATCGACCCGTACGACCCGCTGGACCGGGACCGGATGGACGCCTGCATCGAGCTGATGATGTGCGGCCAGGACTCGGCGACCATCGGCCGCTGGCGGCGCTGGTTCGCCCGGCTGGCGCAGGAGATCACCCCCATCGCGCGGGAGACCGACTACGGCATCGGCTATCCCGGCATGATGTTCGTCCCGATCGGCGCCTTCATGCGCGGCGACTTCCAGGCCATGTCGGAGAGCCTGGAGGATCAGGTGCGCCGCTGCCGGGCGTCCGGGAAGCGGTGGGAGCTGGCGATGCTGCTCAGCCTGCGCTCCCGGGTGCCGCTGCCGACCGGCGACCGCGCCGAGCGGGAGGCGCGGCGGGCCGAGGACGCGGCGGAGGCCCTGGAGATCTTCACCGCCCTCGGCGACCGGATCGGGATCAACCAGGGCAACTCCGCCGTCGCCGAGACCCTGATCAACGCCGGCCGGACCGAGCTGGCCCGGGAGCACATCGCGGCCGCCATGGCCGCCGCCCGGGAGCTGGAGGCCCGCGGCGAGATCCCCGAGCTCCACCTCCAGCTGGCCACCGCGTGGAACGCGGAGGGCAACGAGCGGGAGGCGCTGCGGGAGGCGCACCGGGCCCTCGAACTGGCCGAGGAGCTGGCCGTCCGCGATGTCACCACCTTCGCCCGGATCATCGTCGGCGAGGCCGAGCGCCGGGCCGGGAACCTGGAGCGGGCCTGGGAGCTGCTGTCCCGCGCCGAGGGGCAGAAGGACCTGGGCACCCCGCCGCCGTTCTTCGAATGCTGGCTGCGTTCCTTCAACGGCTCCCTCCTCGCGGACGAGGGCCGGTACGCCGAGGCGGTGGCCCAGCACCGCCGGGGTCTGGAGTCGCTGGACTTCCCCTGGACCGAGGGCAACCCCGCCTGGCAGATGCTGGCCGCGGCGATCCCGGCGCTGCGCGGTGCCGGCGAGCCGGAGCGCGCCGCGGAGCTGCTGGGCGCCGCCGCCGCGTGGGGCCAGGGGGTGTCGGTGCCCCCGCACGACGTGCGGATGGTGGAGGCCGAGCGGGCCGCGCTGCGCGAGGCGCTCGGCGAGAGCGCGCTGGACGCGGCGACGGCCCGCGGTGCGGAGCTGGACAAGGCCGGGGTGCTGGCGCTGGTCGACTCCGTCCTCGACGACCTCAGATCTTCTTCCGGTACATCCGGACCGCGACCGGCGCCGCCACCACGATGA
- a CDS encoding PucR family transcriptional regulator: protein MERRAAAERAKRHADTLRRLERSSGKLASKAIARMDETLSWYRRMPPEHRSWIGLVAQAGIAAFIEWFRTPDAPQAISTDVFGTAPRELTRAVTLRQTVEMIRTTIEVVEETIDEVAAPGDEDGLREAVLVYAREIAFATAQVYAQAAEARGAWDARLEALVVNSLLSGDVDEGVLSRAAALGWGAPEQVVVVMGSSPDGDSELVVEAIRRAARHARLHVLTGVLGARLVVVVGINPTAAKNAPATRTKAPRPADPVSAAKALIGQFATGPVVVGPPVSDLLSATSSAQAAAAGLRAVAAWPDAPRPVLADDLLPERALSGDAVARRQLVEEIYIPLDEAGSALLETLSVFLEQASSLEGAARMLFVHPNTVRYRLRRVTDVTGYSPSDVRSAFTLRIALALGRLRTD from the coding sequence GTGGAGCGGCGCGCGGCCGCCGAGCGCGCCAAGCGGCACGCGGACACGCTGCGGCGACTGGAGAGGTCCTCCGGGAAGCTGGCGTCCAAGGCGATCGCCCGGATGGACGAGACCCTCTCCTGGTACCGCAGGATGCCGCCCGAGCACCGCTCCTGGATCGGCCTGGTCGCCCAGGCCGGTATCGCCGCTTTCATCGAGTGGTTCCGCACCCCGGACGCCCCCCAGGCGATCTCCACCGACGTCTTCGGCACCGCCCCCCGCGAGCTGACCAGGGCGGTGACGCTCCGTCAGACCGTGGAGATGATCCGCACCACCATCGAGGTGGTCGAGGAGACCATCGACGAGGTGGCCGCGCCCGGCGACGAGGACGGCCTCCGGGAGGCCGTGCTGGTCTACGCCCGGGAGATAGCCTTCGCCACCGCCCAGGTCTACGCCCAGGCGGCGGAGGCCCGCGGCGCCTGGGACGCCCGCCTCGAGGCCCTGGTCGTCAACTCCCTCCTCTCCGGGGACGTCGACGAGGGGGTGCTGTCCCGCGCCGCCGCGCTCGGCTGGGGCGCGCCCGAGCAGGTCGTGGTGGTGATGGGCAGCTCCCCGGACGGGGACAGCGAGCTGGTGGTGGAGGCGATCCGGCGGGCCGCCCGGCACGCCCGGCTGCACGTGCTGACCGGCGTCCTCGGCGCCCGGCTGGTGGTGGTGGTCGGGATCAACCCGACCGCGGCCAAGAACGCCCCGGCCACCCGTACCAAGGCGCCCCGTCCGGCCGACCCGGTCTCCGCGGCGAAGGCCCTGATCGGGCAGTTCGCCACCGGTCCCGTGGTGGTCGGCCCGCCGGTCTCCGACCTCCTCTCCGCCACCTCCTCGGCGCAGGCCGCCGCGGCCGGGCTGCGCGCGGTCGCCGCCTGGCCGGACGCCCCGCGCCCGGTACTGGCCGACGACCTGCTGCCGGAGCGGGCGCTCTCCGGCGACGCGGTCGCCCGCCGGCAGCTGGTGGAGGAGATCTACATCCCGCTGGACGAGGCCGGCTCGGCGCTGCTGGAGACCCTCTCGGTCTTCCTGGAGCAGGCGTCCTCCCTGGAGGGCGCGGCCCGGATGCTGTTCGTACACCCGAACACCGTCCGCTACCGGCTTCGACGTGTGACCGACGTCACCGGCTACTCGCCCTCCGACGTCCGCTCCGCTTTCACCCTGCGGATCGCCCTGGCCCTCGGCCGTCTCCGGACGGACTGA
- a CDS encoding response regulator, with the protein MTTRVVIADDQAMVRAGFAALLNAQPDIDVVGEAPDGRAAVEVCGATHPDVVLMDVRMPELDGLEAARLLLDAQAAAALTAHRCKVLMLTTFDIDDYVYEALRVGASGFLLKDAPPADLISAVRIVAAGDALLAPSVTRRLIADFVRSRPAGAAAPSAAALRLPALTAREREVLVLVARGLSNTEIAGRLVLAEQTVKTHVSRVLTKLALRDRAQAVVFAYESGLVVAGDEG; encoded by the coding sequence ATGACCACCAGGGTCGTGATCGCCGACGACCAGGCGATGGTGCGGGCCGGCTTCGCCGCCCTGCTGAACGCACAGCCGGACATCGACGTGGTCGGCGAGGCGCCGGACGGCCGGGCCGCGGTCGAGGTCTGCGGCGCCACCCACCCCGACGTGGTGCTGATGGACGTCCGGATGCCCGAGCTGGACGGGCTGGAGGCGGCCCGGCTCCTGCTGGACGCGCAGGCGGCGGCGGCCCTGACCGCCCACCGCTGCAAGGTGCTGATGCTGACCACCTTCGACATCGACGACTACGTCTACGAGGCGCTGCGCGTGGGCGCCAGCGGCTTCCTGCTGAAGGACGCCCCGCCGGCGGACCTGATCTCCGCGGTCCGGATCGTGGCCGCCGGCGACGCGCTGCTGGCCCCGTCGGTGACCCGCCGGCTGATCGCGGACTTCGTCCGCAGCCGGCCGGCCGGGGCCGCGGCCCCCTCGGCCGCGGCCCTCCGGCTGCCGGCGCTGACCGCGCGGGAACGGGAGGTGCTGGTGCTGGTCGCCCGCGGGCTGTCCAACACGGAGATCGCCGGGCGGCTGGTGCTGGCGGAGCAGACGGTGAAGACCCACGTCAGCCGGGTGCTGACCAAGCTGGCGCTGCGTGACCGGGCGCAGGCGGTGGTCTTCGCCTACGAGTCCGGGCTGGTCGTCGCGGGCGACGAGGGCTGA
- a CDS encoding ABC transporter permease produces MSSAALAPAAPQISDHIDDDASQRVPFRSMLRHVGAVTRRYLILIKNDPEQLMDVVLMPIIFLLLFGYVFGGAISGSTHAYLQFVVPGMLVMTSIMAGSTTGVGINTDLNNGVMDRFRSLPIARSAVLVGRLLSDQCRLLLGAAITVAFASLLGFRFQTNAGAALLAVLLVMAFSFALGWVFMIVGIRGKNPQAVQGLSVLVTMPLQFGSSMFVQADTMPGWLQAFVEVNPMTHVINACRGLMTGGAYAHDLWISLAWIAGIIVVAAPVAVRMYRKKI; encoded by the coding sequence ATGAGCAGCGCCGCCCTCGCCCCCGCCGCCCCGCAGATCTCCGACCACATCGACGACGACGCCTCCCAGCGGGTCCCGTTCCGCTCGATGCTGCGCCATGTCGGCGCGGTCACCCGGCGATATCTGATCCTGATCAAGAACGATCCGGAGCAGCTGATGGACGTCGTGCTGATGCCCATCATCTTCCTGCTGCTCTTCGGCTACGTCTTCGGCGGCGCGATCTCCGGTTCCACCCACGCCTACCTGCAGTTCGTGGTGCCCGGCATGCTGGTGATGACCTCCATCATGGCCGGGTCCACCACCGGGGTGGGGATCAACACCGACCTCAACAACGGCGTGATGGACCGCTTCCGCTCGCTGCCGATCGCCCGCTCGGCGGTGCTGGTCGGCCGGCTGCTCTCGGACCAGTGCCGGCTGCTCCTCGGGGCCGCCATCACGGTCGCCTTCGCCAGCCTGCTGGGCTTCCGGTTCCAGACCAACGCCGGGGCGGCGCTGCTGGCCGTCCTGCTGGTGATGGCCTTCTCCTTCGCCCTCGGCTGGGTCTTCATGATCGTCGGCATCCGGGGGAAGAACCCGCAGGCCGTGCAGGGGCTGAGCGTGCTGGTCACCATGCCGCTGCAGTTCGGCAGCTCGATGTTCGTGCAGGCCGACACGATGCCGGGGTGGCTGCAGGCCTTCGTCGAGGTCAACCCGATGACCCACGTGATCAACGCCTGCCGGGGGCTGATGACCGGCGGCGCCTACGCCCACGACCTGTGGATCTCGCTGGCCTGGATCGCCGGCATCATCGTGGTGGCGGCGCCGGTCGCGGTCCGGATGTACCGGAAGAAGATCTGA
- a CDS encoding serine hydrolase domain-containing protein, whose translation MDSLRAIDDWPVSTAAAAVVRSDGSTAGVHGPVNRPFMLASVTKLLTAYAVLVAVEEGALELDQPAGPEGSTVRHLLAHTSGLAFDERRAMAAPGTRRLYSNAGFDVLAETLEAAAGMAFPAYVAEAVLQPLGMAATHFHAEAKSLAGAGGVSTAADLARFAAELQAEQPKVLHPSTLRAATREVAFPGLSGVLPGLGHQRPNDWGLGFEIRDGKSPHWTGGLSSPGTYGHFGQSGTFLWVDPAAGAACVALTDRSFGDWSKEAWPAFTDGVLRELGV comes from the coding sequence ATGGACAGCCTGCGGGCGATCGACGACTGGCCGGTGAGCACGGCCGCCGCCGCGGTGGTGCGGAGCGACGGCTCGACCGCCGGAGTGCACGGGCCGGTGAACCGCCCGTTCATGCTGGCCTCGGTGACCAAGCTGCTGACCGCCTACGCGGTGCTGGTCGCGGTCGAGGAGGGGGCGCTGGAGCTCGACCAGCCGGCCGGGCCGGAGGGCTCGACCGTCCGCCACCTCCTCGCCCACACCTCCGGCCTGGCCTTCGACGAGCGGCGGGCGATGGCCGCCCCCGGCACCCGCCGCCTGTACTCCAACGCAGGATTCGACGTTTTGGCCGAGACCCTGGAAGCGGCGGCCGGGATGGCCTTCCCGGCGTACGTCGCCGAGGCGGTCCTGCAGCCGCTGGGGATGGCGGCCACCCACTTCCACGCCGAGGCGAAGAGCCTCGCGGGCGCCGGCGGCGTCTCCACCGCGGCCGACCTGGCCCGGTTCGCGGCGGAGCTCCAGGCGGAGCAGCCGAAGGTGCTCCACCCCTCCACCCTGCGGGCAGCCACCCGCGAGGTGGCCTTCCCCGGGCTCAGCGGCGTCCTGCCCGGCCTCGGCCACCAGCGGCCCAACGACTGGGGCCTGGGCTTCGAGATCCGGGACGGCAAGTCGCCGCACTGGACCGGCGGCCTCTCCTCGCCGGGCACCTACGGCCACTTCGGGCAGTCCGGGACCTTCCTGTGGGTGGACCCGGCGGCGGGCGCGGCCTGCGTGGCGCTGACCGACCGCTCCTTCGGCGACTGGTCCAAGGAGGCCTGGCCGGCCTTCACCGACGGCGTGCTGCGCGAACTCGGCGTCTAG